The genomic interval TATATAACTCAAAAGAAATAACCGTTATAAACATCATGGTACATCCTACGATTCTAATATATTCTGAGCTGATATCAAGAGTCCTCTGATAGGCCTTATACATGTGAATGGAGGCATAGATGAGGCACACAGAGTCCTTCTGCCCCTGTACTATTGAGCTGTTGGCACCCTGTGTCACACCATATTGTGCCCCTGTATGGAAGCGATGCTTGTAGGGTAGAATATATCTGTAATATGCATCTAAAGGACCATTCATtggtatgttttctttttttgtcagatttcgtctaaaaaaaacctctgtatgaaattggaggtaTACAGAGGTACAGAATGGCCCCATAGAGGTCGAAgggtgccatattatggctctATACAACCTGAAGTTTAAAAGGAGCTATAAGTGTATTtaccgggccatgctcccattatagagtataggagcacggtccgtaacataaaaaaataggacatgtcctatttttttacggcaaGTTTCTACGGCACTGACACAAcctcataaatatacgggaaggtgtccttcggccatagaaatgaatgggcccgtatttacggaccgcaattacaggccgtaattgcgggtgattttacggtcgtgtgcatccgGCCTTATTGTTTCTTGTTCGGCTTTGATATGGGGCAGATAAAAGGGGTGAACACCGTGAAGAGCAGGTATAGGATCTACTGATGGTCATTGTTTGCCCTCTTGTTAGAAAACATAAACGCTGAACAGAGTCCAGGTAGAATATGAAGACCACAATGATGGTGGAGCTACAGGTGCTCGGCTCATTATAAGATGGTCTATACTCGTGTAGGTATTCATCATTATAAGATCTGTATACTGTGCTGTAACTTTTACAAGATTTACCCAAATAAATCAATAAAGATGAACTATTAGTTATATATGAGCTCCAATACCACCTCTAGTTCATCGATGTGTAACTCGCAGTATTATGTTGGTGTTCAACAGGCCCTACCGGCACCTTCTAAATCACATTGAGCTGTTTTTGCTGTTATTTCATAACTATGGACTGCTTGTTAATGCCAAAAAGATGGTGGACCGTATGTTGAATCTCACAGGCTCTGTTATGTCTGAGCTTCATTAATGTGCTAGAACCTGGGCCCATCAGTGCATTTTCATCTTCTTCTATGGGATAGTCCAACCCTAGTTACTTGTCTTCAATTTTAGAACACATCTTTGTGACATAAGGACTAGGATGAAATATGACACAAGTTCTTCTATCTCCACTGTTTCCTTTCTCTCCTGAACAAAATCTTAAAGAGAAGCCTCATGATCGCCAACGTCATTAGATTAATAAACGAGAATTTACACCTCACATCCAGGCAAAGGATGATAAAATGATTATTCAAAATCTATATAATCAATTTGTAGAAGATATCTTTAAGAAGATTGACTGTCATTATAATAAAGGTGCTCATGACCATTAGATGAACGTCTGCAAAACCTGCCGAATTTGGCGGGAACGGCTGACCATTTAATTTGTTTGGTGGCGGCCCGagttgtatggccacctttactcATTGCAGTGTGTTGTGTCAAGTTTTATCTACCGGGGCTTGTGCCAGGTATTGCCTTCTCCTGCATAATTGTCTTCCTCCTGATTAATGTCATTTTGCTTCTGATTATTTTATCAAATAAATTTTGATCCCTTCTTCATAAAAATTCTCATAAACACTACTATGGAGAATGTTATAGTATCTTCTATTTTGTCTTCAGTCCATTAAATAACTAAATGTAATAAAGTTCAATGTAATAAATGGATTTCATACAGGAacagacaaaataaaaatattagaaCAAATAAGAGGCATATTATGTATTAACAGAACAAAATGTCAAAAAAGGACTAACATTTTAATTAACTAAAACGGTAAAATTTTCATTCAAGgggtgtctcatgaagacaacctatGTTTTAATGCCCTGTTCGGTCAGGACCCTCCTCGATGAGCCAGAATAGAGCTGGGCACCGGTCTTCTGGCTACACAGAACTCAGTGCAGTTGCTATCCTGCAGTTTCATAATTTAAAGGCACTTCAGACTAAAGCCCCTTTAACGGCCGCCATAAAAACAAGTATCTGAGGCTTCATCTATGGCAATCCACTTTCCCGGGGAATAACAGTACTTCCAAGTACAAGGATTTACTGCAGAGCCGATTTGTGAGCTAAGCAGACAGTCGAAGGCAAAGGAACAATCGAACAATTTTCACAATTCTTTCAGACAACAGGAATTCATGAAAACTGGAAATCCCTGATTAAAGACTGGGATGGTAACAAGATAAATATGTCAGACAGATCAAGGCCAAATAGATGATGTGTGATGATAACAGTCGAATAGTAATAACAAATTAATGATGGGTAAGTGTAACAAGCTGACCCTAACCCTCACTAACCATATATGTATCCCTATAATTTTTCTCTAAGCACTGACCCGAATGCCATACCACTAACCCTCACAGTGCCAAATACTCTCCCTAATTAATTCCATAATCTGCAGGCAGTGTCCCTAACAAAACaccaggaaaacactaggaaccAGAGGcagttaaaacaaaacaaaacagatcCAAAACCCAAGGAAATAAGGCAATCAGAACAGAGAACAATAGGCAGAGGATGCGACTGAACACCTAAGCAAGATAAAACATGGAAGCAAACAAGGACTGAGGAAATACAAGAAAGAGCTGGAAAAACACAGAACTAGACTGATAACACACGATTAGAGTAGCATAAAGCAAACGTCTTTAGTAACTGCCTGAGTTGCTGATTATTAGCCAGGAGATGATAAGCGTTCAGGAAAAGACCTGTTACTAGTAAACATAAAGGGGTTTCACATGTTGTGCTaaaaactatttattattattttattatttgtggtGGTGGTGAGGTGGTGAGTTGAAATAACACCAGACTTCAAAAGgagatattataaattgaattatTGGGAATATTTTTTTgcatcaaaatgaaaaatgtccTGATAGGATTGCTTGAGAAAATGTTGACCTTGCACAAAGATCATTAAAGTTTAGGATTTGAGTAAATCTGTGGACATTTGTTTTGCCAGTGTTTTGCCAAGGTGTTAATTCCCTTTTGTGGAGAAGTATTGTTTCTTCTACAAGACAGAAGGGAAACTGAAAAAGGGATCTGTGTTATAGTATTTCAGCCTCCATCGTCTGGCTCTATTAATAGGAAAATCACCTGTTTGAAAAGAAACCTGCAGAGTAAAATTTCACACATTCATTCACTTCTAGTTCAAAACCAAAACGAATATAAGAGGTTTAACTTTTTCTTATTAATTGTAATATGCTTATTTTTTTTCACACCTtatcattagagatgagcgaacttatgaaaagttaggtttggctagttcgccgaatttcatgaaaaagtttgattcggaccgaactagttcggaccgaacctgtaattcaagaaagcccctaaaaatcgtgtataacactgtttaaaaaccctagaagccctgtaaaacattcttaggtcacccatgagtggtggtggtggtagtagtagtagcagcacattaaaacagactggacagtcactgacaaagccctgtggtggggcaggcctgcttgtagcagacggcagtggaggtgtattggtggtagtagaggtagccaacggacagcaagggtggtagtattagtagcagcacattaaaaagactggacagtcacagacaaagccctgtggtgtggctggcctcaggcctgcttgtagcagacagcagtggagagTGGAGGtgaattggtggtagtagaggtagccaacggacagcaagggtggtggtagtagtagtagcagcacattaaaacagactggacagtcacaggacaaagccctgtggtggggcaggactgcttgtagcagacggcagtggaggtgtattggtggtagtagaggtagccaacggacagcaagggtggtagtagtagtagcagcacattgaaacagactggacagtcacagacaaagccctgtggtggggcaggcctgcttgtagcagacggcactgggggtggattggtggtagaagtagtagcagcaccaacagcggcacattaaaaaaagagtggacaggacagaatcccgtagtagcaggcggcagcagcaatgtcagatctaatcagtggcatcaggcacaggggttttaaaatcctcaccgatccacgcttgattcattttcagaaacgtgagattttccaagctgttggtggACAATCTTGtttgcttaggggtgacgaagcccccagccaagctgaataccctctctgacgctacactggagggtgaacctggttgtttaggtgctggtgatggtgaacatccctttggtgactacgatttgtgtcaggtcgggatattggatgtaaaaatgttgtcatcatattttccaaactgaattggctgctgctgcggctgctgcctcctattgcagaggtagctctgccagaggcggtgtaacgatgagacagtggggagcggagagtggccccccggtcagacatgcttgcagcaggtgtttgccgtttgaaagccgtgacaagctggctgcatagcttctctcgataataagccaattttgcctccctctcggaaggcgcaaaaaactctcccattctggctttataccgagggtctaaaagtgtggctatccagtactcatctctttgcttcatgctaacaatacgacagtcagtgcGCaaataacgaagcatacagctcgccatcctggccagcgtttcagagggcccggttggttccatctccgcccaatactgccatggttgtccatcatcaaggtcgtcatcagactcgtcatcatcactgtcatgttgtgcggctgcctcgtcccctatcccttcctgtgattccatctccaaatccagctcctcttcaggtcctgtttcctcatcctcatcctcctcctcctcctcctcctcctcctctacatccatagccagatgtgatccttcctccatcctttgctgaatcatcgctgtgagcgtttgctccataatgaatatcagcggcataacatcgttcattccgctagcgtcacggctcacaaatcgtgtggcctcttcaaagggcctcaaaacacgacatgcgtctctaaccagctgccagtgcctgagctcgaaattacactgcctccaaacgctgcccgtctgctgtatcaggaaatcattcacggctttctgctgtacgtacagacggtccaacatgtgcagggtggaattccagcgtgttggaaagtCGCAAATCagcctgtgttctgggagattgttttgacgctgcaagtccaggagggcgtgcttaaatgcgtaCGAACGTCTAAatggaacgcaaaccctcctggacatggccagcacacccttcaaaccaacatatgactttaagaagcgtgatatgaccagattgatcacatgtgccatgcaaggagcgtgtgtcaggtgacctagacgcagtgcagccacaacgttcttcccgttatcagagacaacattgcccagtgtgagattcagaggagacagccagcgtgcgatttcctccttgatgcacagcagcagctcctgccctgtgtggcttttctcgcccaggctcagcaggtgtaagacagcgttgtggcgcttcaccttgcacatatgaaaagaggagggaggaggagtggaagatacgctgtgtcctgtcggagacgggaagacctccattgaggagggcaaggaggaggaggaggagtaggaggaggaggatggaaggcgcctggtgtccggagttgaaccagaaagatacaagcgtggaggtggtaatgcctggcattgctgcggtggtgcatcggactgcaaaatattgacccagtgggccgtgaaagacatgtaatacatgtagttgctgctccacgtgtcgacggtggcatgtaccctgctgcacacggataattgcaaggactggcccaccttttcctccacgtgcttgtgcaaggcagggacagctgttttggagaagtaatggtggctaggtattcgccacctaagcTGAacacacgccatcaattgcttgaagccggcggagtcaacCAGATGGTactgcagcgactgcaccaccaacaacttagccaggtgtgaattaagccgcacgacaagtggatgactgggtatatattgctaCTTATTGGACAacaattccgtaatggataactgacgggacgtaggaggagcactagatgacagtgatgatgatgatgacaacgagatggtggattaggcctggctactacttagatgacagggactcggagcagcagcagcggcagaggggtattcattagatgtacatgatggtggggcatgtcgattgtcccacatggccttgtgatgccgctccatgtgtttacgtagagcggtagttcctacattgctgccctgcccacgccttactttctgcttgcagatacggcactgtgccatgttttcgtcctccgggaaggtacagaaaaattgccacacggcagagtaccgtaaagaggtagtaccacgtccaccaccaccaccaccacccgagcttgccccttgtctggcaggctttttttgggagcctacaccagtagcagcagtgtcgccgtcaccggctcctgagctgaccctaccgctgcaacgttttgcaaatttacttctgcccctacctcgccttggctgtttatcactgccagtgccaccactactaccctcctcctctgacgccgtcatcacctcgtcacctggttcccacgtcctgtctaaaacaacatcatcatagccctcctcatcatccccgccacttctgacaCTGTGTTGTgattgtgatgtgacatcatggcgggctccttgccccccctcattactgcgtctgccaccacggctaccaccaacacccccactaccacagctatgcatctcggacaccgcttccacctccaccgccgcaacacactccgttggctgactcgcggaaaacaaatcatcatgtcTATGtttttcagtatcttccttcgcacctgaggagatgtctcttaggactctcaggaaagatggcttcccgctaggaagggggagtgaagacatagatgatggaatggaaacgctagaaatacccatattactactgtcactgtgccaaggaactgtagaggatctggaatccaacgaaacctggcttgaagccagatcgtcagagtcttcctgctgagacgaccttgagccagccaaccagtccacaatggccgtattgtctaaaatatcccgcccaccggaggagatggacaagtctggcttgctgatactgctactactaccagcaggcacatggctgctgctactagtagaactgtgCACATGTAttgtgccaaaaatgctggtactgggtctggcaccaacagatccaacatttggactggtagAGGACatagcatgggtgttttttcctctaccccgtcttctcacaacctttttttttaccaggcatttcactgctggagtacaGCAAGTTAAATCAAAACCCCTTActctactagaggaatgaggcccttataaaatattatttggactggctgaaaatgagtgactgtgaataggtggcagtcagtgtatgctgtgacaggtataatagcaccaaaggcaccggctgtacttaattagcacgttgaattaaacccttagacagaaatgaggctcttttaaattgttattcggactggagGAAAATCAGTGAcccataaggtgccagtcagtcagggaatgctgggtgttgtagtactacaaaggctgcctgtattgcaagttggatgttaacccatgcaacggggatgagccccttataaaagcttattcacacactggcttggcaaatggcaatgaatgagaatttctatcagccacggtgcactcagaaaatgctgggcattgtagtactacagctgcctgcctggattgcaagttggattgttaacccatgcaacggggatgagccccttataaaagcttattcacacactggcatggcaaatggcaatgaatgagaatttctatcagccacggtgcactcagggaatgctgggcgttgtagtactacagctgcctgcctggattgcaagttggatgttaacccatgcaatggggatgagccccttataaaagcttattcacacactagcttggcaaatggcaatgaatgagaatttctaataGCCACTGTGcaatcagggaatgctgggcgttgtagtactacatctgcctgcctggattgcaagttggattgctaacccatgcaacggggatgagccccttctaaaagcttattcacacactggcttggcaaatggagaatttgtattgcaatttggatgttgattgttgagagtagagtagactcccgctgtagtgtatgagccccttcgattgctggattactggcttttagattcctaaagctttcccttactgcacagagatgctatccctacagctcctgtctctaaaatggccactgagctccgtgcatagactattattgcaggcttgagcccgcccctatgctgcctcccgattggctcggagagccgtttgcaagcattatggggtagcctgatgtcaggtgatattgtgaaatcctccattttagatctaacatgtggcaagcgccaaaatgtagccgggttcggtcaaaacgtgttcggccgaacccggtaaagttcggattcgctgcgaaccgaacttttcacgatgttcggaccgaaaccaggttcggttgtaccggttcgctcatctctacttatcattacacacatataatatGTTATTttaaatatgcaatgttaaatacttttgtgtcaaaaaaggcaaatatatagtaggtatgatacctttattggctaaccatacaacttatatatgcaagctttcagagcagtaAATGTAAAACTagcaaaaaacattatttttctctCTAATTCTATTCATTCTGTTCTGTACtaagcacacatttttttttatatagtttccAATCAAACCTTGCAAGATACACCAGATGACAACATTTAAGCTGATGCCTGACATATCTGCAGGTTCAACCCCAGTGATATACAAAATATAGCCAAATGCATGAGGACCCCTCCTAATTTTTACATTTAGGTATTTCAGCTACACACATTGTAAACATGTTCATAaaatcatgcacacagccatgcaatctccataaacAAACATTGCTCAAAGTATGGGTCGTACTAAAGACCTCAGTGACTTTACACACGGCATAGTCATAGGATTCCACCTTTACCACAAGTCATTTAGTGAAATATCTTATCTGTCTCGTCAACTGTAAACGTGCTATTATTTGGTCGTGGAAGCATCaaaaagtgacatcagcacaagtagTGTGTGTTGttacttcatgaaatgggtttccatggtggaGCAGCTGCATACAACACTAAGATCACCATGTACAATTCCAAGCATCGGCTCAAGTGATGTAAAGCACCCCACCACTAAACTCTGGAGCAGCGTGTTCTCTATGGCAATGAATCACGTCTCACTATCTGGCAGGTTGATGGAGAAATATGGTTTGGTGGATGCCGGTAGAATGCTACCTGCTGAAATGCATCGTGCCTACTGTAACTTTTAGATGGGGAGAGATAAGTTGAGGCTGTCTTTTAGGGTTTGGTTCCTTTATTCAGTGAAGGGTTatgttaacccctttgcgcaccacaaGCTAATAAGATGTCCTGGTGCGGGGGGTATGGAGCGGTCTCATgcactgagcctgctccatacactgcgggtgtcagctgtgtattacagctgacacccttgactaatggccaggaacagtggTCACGCTGTGCCTGACCATTTAACCTCTTACAGTCAACAGTGACCCCGGAATCTAAGCTTTTATAAAGAGGAGGTGGCCCCCACTGATAGCCCGTCGGGCACCCCCACAACGCGATTGCAGAGTGCTAATCGTTGTTATGGCAgtgcaggggcctaatgaaggcctccaggtctgtctTCTTTCTGAATCTGTTAGGCCTTAAAAGAAGCCTgtaaaaaatgacgatatactgcaaccaACAATTGCTGGTTCAAATTACCtagggggaactaataaaaagtgtaaaaaaaaagtataataatgTTTTcaatagtaaaagaaaaaaattcaaaaaaacaactttacccattttccgtataaagtaatgtaaaaaataagaaaacaatagacaaaattggtattgccatgtctgaaaaagtctgaactattacaatatagcattatttaacttgcactgtgaatggcgtaaaaaaatgtgtaaaacactaaaatcacagttttttttattaccttAGCTCTACGTACCAGAAAAtgataccaatataaactacagctcgtcccgcaaaaaaataagccacgATATCCTTCAATTgacgaaaaaaaatcaaaaagttgtgactctcagaatgtgatgaaacaaaacaatatttttttaataaatagttttttctttgttaaagtagtaaaataaaataaaagccgatataaatttggtattactgtaatccttttgagccgcagaataaagttaagttgtcatttttgccCCACAGTGAAAGTCgtaaaataaaaactattcaaaacaatggaggaatcacagttttttcttattccaccccacatatatatttttttcagtttcccagtatattatatatggtacttTATATGGTGCCAACAAAAACtaaaactcctcctgcaaaaaaaatcagccctcacaccactccattaacgttttagcatttttttaattgctcttgaaaggcagggagtgaaaaactaaaatgaaatagaaaaaaatagctttgtCCAGAAACGGTTAatactacagcatacaaagacattttgcaCATTTGTAGCTTCCATTTCTGTGGATGACTTTGCCACTGTGCACAAagcgagctccataaagacatgttGTGAGGAATTTGGTGTGGAGGAAACTCAaccacatccaacacctttgggatataTTGAAACGCTAATTGCGAACCAGACCTTCTCGCCCAACATCAGTGTAAGAAATCTCACATGATCTTTTGGCGAATGGGCACAAATTTCCTCAGAAACGCACCATAATCTTGTGGAAAGTCTTCCCGGAAGAGTGGAGGTTGTTATAGCCGTaaactccatattaacacccatgCTTTTCATAGGATgtacaacaagctcatataggtgtgatggtcaggtgtccacatacctttggccatatagtgtatataatattaggAATAATTTACCAGATCACACGCATATGAAGTATTTGCTTTACAGCTTTCCTAATGTCTTTATTCCGTAGACTATATATAATGGGGTTTATGAAAGGAGTAAACACGGTGTAGAGCAGGGATAGGATCTTACTCATAGTGGCTGTTTGTCCTTTTGTTGGGACAACATAAACACTGAACATAGTCCAGTAAAATATGGAGACCACAatgaggtgggagctacaggtggagaaggctttctgtCTACCGGTACTGGACGGAATCCTTAGGATAGCTAAAACAATATAAGTATAAGAAAATACAATGATTGTGGTTGGAATTATTACAATGGGAATGCTCTGTAAATAAACTTCCAGCTGAATAATGGAGGTATCGGAACAGGCGAGTTCTAATAAAGGAACAAGATCACAGAAGAAATGGTCAATGATATTTGGTCCACAGAAACTTAGCTCTGATATTGTTACGATGTAAATCAAAATAATGACAAATCCAAACAACCAAGAGATGGCAACCAATATCACACAATGTCCCCTTGTCATGATAGATGTGTAACGGAGGGGGTTAcagatggccacatatctgtcataagacatcactgtgaggagaagacatTCAAATGATTCTGAggaaccaaaaaaataaaactgagtCAAACAGTTAATAAAAGTAACGGTCCCCCCATTACTCAGTATAATATGGAGCATGTAGGGGACAATATCTGAGGTCAACAAGATGTCACTGATGGACAGTTGTGAGATAAAGAAGTACATTGGGGTGTGGAGGTTCTTGCTGATGGACACCAGAGTGATGATCAGGAGGTTCCCACATATTGTCCCACAGTAAATCACAAGGAGAAGACAGTAAAGTAAAATTTGTAAATCTTGACTGACTTGAAAAGCTAAGAGGAAA from Rhinoderma darwinii isolate aRhiDar2 chromosome 3, aRhiDar2.hap1, whole genome shotgun sequence carries:
- the LOC142748466 gene encoding olfactory receptor 11H6-like: QENNLTVVTEFFLLAFQVSQDLQILLYCLLLVIYCGTICGNLLIITLVSISKNLHTPMYFFISQLSISDILLTSDIVPYMLHIILSNGGTVTFINCLTQFYFFGSSESFECLLLTVMSYDRYVAICNPLRYTSIMTRGHCVILVAISWLFGFVIILIYIVTISELSFCGPNIIDHFFCDLVPLLELACSDTSIIQLEVYLQSIPIVIIPTTIIVFSYTYIVLAILRIPSSTGRQKAFSTCSSHLIVVSIFYWTMFSVYVVPTKGQTATMSKILSLLYTVFTPFINPIIYSLRNKDIRKAVKQILHMRVIW